From the genome of Deinococcus sp. AJ005, one region includes:
- a CDS encoding carbohydrate ABC transporter permease, with amino-acid sequence MLKPASTTANTEANAVFKGTAMPWLFLLPSLLILAVFIYLPALQTLRLAAYKANLILGTERFVGIQNVTELLLSPAYRQVALQTLIFMVLTVSLGLLFSLGLAWLASRPVRGSKYYRLLLIYPYALSPAIAGTLWLFMFNPEIGVVNQLLGSLFNVKPRWLDDPILAFGLVVVAAIWKGLAYNIVFYLASIQNLPGDVMQAAEIDGATPAQVFWRVAFPLLTPITFFLVFTNIISALFDSFALTDILTRGGPYFHNAGITTFLVYQLYQDGFVNFKSGVAAAQAALMLVLVAFITFMQFKVGEKRVHYGG; translated from the coding sequence TTGCTCAAGCCCGCATCCACCACCGCCAACACCGAGGCCAACGCGGTCTTCAAGGGAACGGCCATGCCCTGGCTGTTCCTGCTGCCCAGTCTGCTGATCCTGGCGGTCTTCATCTATCTGCCCGCGCTGCAAACGTTGCGGCTGGCCGCCTACAAGGCCAACCTGATTCTGGGCACCGAGCGTTTCGTGGGGATTCAGAACGTCACGGAGCTTCTGCTGAGTCCGGCCTACCGGCAGGTGGCCCTGCAAACGCTGATCTTCATGGTGCTGACCGTCAGTCTGGGGCTGCTGTTCTCGCTGGGGCTGGCGTGGCTGGCCAGCCGCCCTGTGCGTGGGTCCAAGTATTACCGCCTGCTGCTGATCTACCCCTACGCCCTGAGTCCGGCCATTGCCGGAACGCTGTGGCTGTTCATGTTCAACCCAGAAATCGGCGTGGTCAATCAGCTCCTGGGCAGCCTGTTTAATGTCAAACCGCGCTGGCTGGACGATCCCATCCTGGCTTTTGGTCTGGTGGTGGTGGCTGCGATCTGGAAGGGGCTGGCGTACAACATCGTGTTTTATCTGGCGAGCATCCAGAATCTGCCCGGCGACGTGATGCAGGCCGCCGAGATCGACGGTGCGACGCCCGCGCAGGTGTTCTGGCGGGTGGCCTTTCCGCTGCTGACGCCCATCACCTTCTTTCTGGTGTTCACCAACATCATCTCCGCGCTGTTCGATTCCTTTGCACTGACCGACATCTTGACGCGCGGCGGGCCGTACTTCCACAACGCGGGCATCACCACGTTCCTGGTGTATCAGCTTTATCAGGACGGCTTCGTGAATTTCAAGAGCGGGGTGGCCGCCGCGCAGGCCGCGCTGATGCTGGTGCTGGTGGCGTTTATCACGTTCATGCAGTTCAAGGTGGGGGAAAAGAGGGTTCACTATGGCGGTTAA
- a CDS encoding carbohydrate ABC transporter permease, whose amino-acid sequence MAVKTDTLTPQTGKTGKRGPGRQGPSWPTHLALIVAVLIISTPLIFALIKSTQASSQVISPNMLPGTSFVDNLSSIWVEAKLGRYMLNSTIVALSVTTGKTILALMAALAFVYFRFPLKGAAFTLVLLSLMLPTEVLIIALFDFVSRDLKWANTFAAIIVPFLASATGTFLFRQHFLNIPTSLADAARIDGCGPLRYLTRILIPMSWNTIGALAVIQFVYAWDQYIWPLVIVQQDDKQVVQVGLRKLIEVGGQTDWGAVMAGAIITMLPPLIVFTLLQEQFSRGFALSEDK is encoded by the coding sequence ATGGCGGTTAAGACAGATACGCTGACGCCTCAGACGGGAAAAACAGGCAAGCGCGGGCCGGGCCGTCAGGGGCCGAGCTGGCCCACCCATCTGGCGCTGATCGTGGCAGTCCTGATCATCAGCACGCCGCTGATCTTCGCGCTGATCAAGTCCACGCAAGCGTCCAGTCAGGTGATCAGCCCCAACATGCTGCCCGGAACCTCCTTCGTGGACAACCTGAGCAGCATCTGGGTGGAAGCCAAGTTGGGGCGTTACATGCTCAACAGCACCATCGTGGCGCTCAGCGTGACCACCGGGAAAACCATTCTGGCCCTGATGGCCGCGCTGGCCTTCGTGTACTTCCGCTTTCCCCTTAAGGGCGCGGCCTTCACGCTGGTCCTGCTGTCGCTGATGCTGCCCACCGAGGTGCTGATCATCGCGCTGTTCGATTTCGTCAGCCGCGATCTGAAATGGGCCAACACCTTTGCCGCCATCATCGTGCCGTTTCTGGCGAGTGCCACCGGAACGTTCCTGTTCCGGCAGCACTTCCTGAACATCCCTACCAGTCTGGCCGATGCCGCGCGCATCGACGGTTGCGGGCCGCTGCGCTACCTGACCCGCATCCTGATTCCGATGAGCTGGAACACGATTGGCGCGCTGGCCGTGATCCAGTTCGTGTACGCCTGGGACCAGTACATCTGGCCGCTGGTGATCGTGCAGCAGGACGACAAACAGGTGGTGCAGGTGGGTCTGCGCAAGCTGATTGAGGTGGGCGGGCAGACCGACTGGGGCGCGGTGATGGCCGGGGCGATCATCACCATGCTGCCGCCGCTGATCGTGTTCACGCTGTTGCAGGAGCAGTTTAGCCGGGGCTTTGCCCTGAGCGAGGACAAGTAG